The following coding sequences are from one Rhinoraja longicauda isolate Sanriku21f chromosome 7, sRhiLon1.1, whole genome shotgun sequence window:
- the LOC144595161 gene encoding BTB/POZ domain-containing protein KCTD12-like — translation MSDIYIRLPAFALESGFWFYPGGLGVGGGSLPRAEMALPDSPCDLPNGETAFPAVVELNVGGQVYVTRHRTLVAVPDSLLWDMFSRTKPKDLPKDSKGRFFLDRDGFLFRYILDYMRDLKLVLPDHFPERRRLQREAEHFQLRELVDQLSALEGKAGDHQEEDGDKPSPATPSLPLASSASPSSDSAQGRSKRSGYITVGYRGSYTIGRDCQADAKFRRVARITVCGKTSLAKEVFGENLNESRDPDRPPERYTSRYYLKFNFLEQAFDLLAEVGFHMLACSSTGTCAYASDQGEDKIWTSYTEYVFSRE, via the coding sequence ATGTCTGATATTTACATACGGCTGCCCGCATTTGCACTGGAGTCTGGTTTTTGGTTTTAtccgggggggttgggggtgggaggagggtcaCTTCCAAGAGCCGAGATGGCTCTGCCGGACAGCCCTTGCGATCTCCCCAACGGAGAGACAGCTTTCCCTGCCGTGGTGGAGCTGAATGTGGGTGGGCAGGTGTACGTGACCAGGCACCGCACTCTGGTCGCGGTGCCAGACTCCTTGCTGTGGGACATGTTCAGTCGCACTAAGCCCAAAGACTTGCCCAAGGACAGCAAGGGTCGCTTCTTCCTGGACAGGGACGGCTTCCTATTCCGTTACATCCTGGACTACATGAGGGACCTGAAGTTGGTTCTGCCCGACCACTTCCCCGAGAGGCGCAGGCTGCAGAGGGAAGCCGAGCACTTCCAACTCCGGGAGCTGGTGGACCAGCTGAGCGCTCTGGAGGGCAAGGCGGGCGACCACCAGGAGGAGGATGGTGACAAGCCCAGCCCGGCCACACCGTCGCTCCCTCTGGCCTCCAGCGCATCTCCGTCCTCGGACAGCGCCCAAGGCAGGAGCAAGAGGTCGGGCTACATCACCGTGGGCTACCGGGGCTCGTACACCATCGGCCGTGACTGCCAAGCAGACGCCAAGTTCAGGAGGGTGGCGAGGATCACCGTGTGCGGCAAGACCTCTCTGGCCAAGGAAGTGTTCGGGGAGAACCTGAACGAGAGCCGGGACCCCGACCGCCCACCCGAGAGGTACACGTCCCGCTACTACCTCAAGTTCAACTTCCTGGAGCAGGCGTTTGACTTGTTGGCCGAGGTTGGATTCCACATGCTGGCGTGTAGCTCCACCGGGACCTGCGCCTATGCCAGCGACCAGGGGGAGGACAAGATCTGGACCAGTTACACCGAGTACGTCTTCAGCAGAGAGTGA
- the cln5 gene encoding bis(monoacylglycero)phosphate synthase CLN5: MGCELRGFVCLWLLLLQQSVSRADKQQTWPVPYRRFDHRPTPDPFCQPKYPFCPTGSPNGEIPQLKDQDHIEVYRLQTPVWEFKYGDLLGHFHIMHDAIGFRSTLTGKNYTMEWYELFQLGNCTFPHLRLGITAPFWCNQGAACFFEGIDDLHWKENGSLVKVSEISGEIFNKMAKWVKEDNRTGIYYETWTVQSDPNPGSKIWFESYDCSAFVLRTYQVLSKLGAAFKSPIQTNYTRIFLYSGEPIYLGNDSSIFGLHGNKTLAKQINSFYLPFRPPHSAKEFIISLLEIVDKVIAQNTFYLYFNYEYWYLPMKQPYIEITYEEIPLPSKQNKSST, from the exons ATGGGCTGCGAGCTGCGGGGCTTCGTCTGCCTCTGGCTGCTGCTACTACAGCAGAGTGTCTCTCGGGCAGACAAGCAGCAGACGTGGCCGGTCCCGTACAG ACGGTTCGATCATCGGCCCACTCCTGATCCATTCTGTCAGCCCAAATATCCCTTCTGCCCTACAGGCTCTCCTAATGGGGAGATACCTCAACTGAAagaccaggatcacattgaagttTATCGGCTTCAGACTCCAGTCTGGGAGTTCAAATATGGAGATCTTCTGGGACATTTT CATATTATGCATGATGCAATTGGCTTCAGGAGCACCTTGACAGGTAAAAACTACACCATGGAGTGGTATGAACTCTTTCAACTTGGAAACTGCACTTTTCCACATCTTCGACTCGGCATTACTGCTCCTTTCTGGTGCAATCAAGGAGCCGCCTGTTTCTTTGAGGGGATAGATGATCTACATTGGAAAGAAAATGGGTCCTTGGTGAAAGTTTCTGAAATATCTG GTGAAATATTTAACAAAATGGCCAAATGGGTAAAGGAAGACAACAGAACTGGTATATATTACGAGACATGGACTGTTCAGTCTGATCCTAATCCTGGCTCCAAAATATGGTTTGAATCTTATGACTGTTCTGCATTTGTGTTGAGAACTTATCAGGTACTGTCAAAATTGGGTGCTGCCTTTAAGAGCCCAATACAGACCAATTATACCAGAATATTTCTGTATAGTGGTGAACCTATCTATCTAGGTAATGACAGCTCCATATTTGGGTTACATGGCAACAAGACATTAGCAAAACAAATTAATTCCTTTTATCTTCCGTTTAGACCTCCACATTCAGCAAAAGAATTTATAATAAGCCTTTTGGAAATAGTTGATAAGGTTATAGCACAGAACACTTTTTACCTTTATTTTAATTATGAATATTGGTACTTACCAATGAAGCAACCCTACATTGAAATAACATATGAAGAAATTCCTTTACCTtctaaacaaaataaatcaaGTACTTAA